One Faecalicatena sp. Marseille-Q4148 DNA window includes the following coding sequences:
- the rpsG gene encoding 30S ribosomal protein S7 encodes MPRKGHTQKRDVLADPLYNNKVVTKLINNIMLDGKKGVAQKIVYGAFERVEAKADKPAIEVFEEAMNNIMPVLEVKARRIGGATYQVPIEVRADRRQALALRWITLYSRKRGEKTMEERLANEILDAANNTGASVKKKEDMHKMAEANKAFAHYRF; translated from the coding sequence GTGCCACGTAAAGGACATACTCAGAAAAGAGACGTATTAGCAGATCCGTTATACAACAACAAAGTGGTTACAAAGCTTATCAATAACATCATGTTAGACGGTAAGAAGGGCGTAGCTCAGAAAATCGTATACGGTGCATTTGAAAGAGTAGAAGCAAAAGCTGATAAGCCAGCTATCGAAGTATTTGAAGAGGCTATGAACAATATCATGCCAGTTCTTGAAGTAAAGGCAAGACGTATTGGTGGTGCTACTTATCAGGTACCGATCGAAGTACGCGCTGACAGAAGACAGGCTTTAGCTCTTCGTTGGATTACATTGTATTCTCGCAAAAGAGGCGAAAAGACAATGGAAGAAAGATTAGCAAACGAAATCCTGGATGCAGCTAACAACACAGGTGCATCTGTAAAGAAAAAAGAAGACATGCACAAAATGGCAGAAGCAAACAAAGCATTTGCTCATTACCGTTTCTAA
- the rpsL gene encoding 30S ribosomal protein S12: MPTFNQLVRKGRQTAVKKSTAPALQKGYNSLKKKSTDTSSPQKRGVCTAVKTATPKKPNSALRKIARVRLSNGIEVTSYIPGEGHNLQEHSVVLIRGGRVKDLPGTRYHIVRGTLDTAGVAKRRQARSKYGAKRPKDAKK; the protein is encoded by the coding sequence ATGCCAACATTTAACCAGTTAGTAAGAAAAGGACGTCAGACAGCAGTTAAGAAATCTACAGCTCCGGCACTTCAGAAAGGATACAACTCTCTGAAGAAGAAATCAACTGACACATCATCACCACAGAAGAGAGGTGTATGTACAGCAGTTAAGACAGCTACACCTAAGAAGCCTAACTCAGCTCTTAGAAAGATCGCCAGAGTTCGTCTGTCTAACGGAATCGAAGTAACAAGTTACATCCCGGGTGAAGGACACAACCTTCAGGAACATAGCGTTGTTCTTATCCGTGGTGGAAGGGTTAAAGACTTACCAGGTACAAGATACCACATCGTTCGTGGAACACTTGACACAGCAGGTGTTGCTAAGAGAAGACAGGCTCGTTCCAAATACGGTGCTAAGAGACCGAAAGACGCTAAGAAATAG
- a CDS encoding ATP-binding cassette domain-containing protein, producing the protein MNQEILISAEDLKKYFPVKKLLGGKTQYVKAVDGVNLDIYKGETFGLVGESGCGKSTLGRTLIRMYDVTGGKLSYKGKDITNAKPSEMKEFQNKMQIIFQDPYSALNPFWNVEEILNEPLKQIGMPEAERKERMEYLLNKVGMKTDDLIKFPYEFSGGQRQRIGIARALTVNPEFIMCDEPIAALDVSIQAQVVNMLEDLQNEFGLTYLFAAHDLSMVRYISTRIGVMYLGNLVEVTTSNELYDNPLHPYTQALLSAIPVADPRKAKKRERIKLKGELPSPMNVPEGCHFSPRCPYATDQCREVCPKLREIEKGHFVACHLAEKIS; encoded by the coding sequence ATGAATCAGGAAATTTTGATATCAGCAGAAGATTTAAAAAAATACTTTCCTGTCAAAAAGCTGCTTGGAGGAAAGACGCAGTATGTAAAGGCGGTAGACGGTGTTAACCTTGATATTTATAAAGGAGAAACATTTGGTCTTGTTGGTGAATCCGGTTGTGGTAAATCTACGCTTGGACGAACATTGATCCGCATGTATGATGTTACCGGAGGAAAGCTTAGCTATAAAGGAAAAGATATTACAAATGCAAAACCGTCTGAAATGAAGGAATTTCAGAACAAGATGCAGATTATTTTTCAGGATCCGTATTCTGCACTGAATCCATTCTGGAATGTAGAAGAAATTTTAAATGAACCTTTGAAACAGATTGGAATGCCGGAAGCAGAACGAAAAGAACGAATGGAATATTTGTTGAATAAAGTAGGAATGAAGACAGATGATCTGATTAAATTTCCGTATGAATTTTCCGGCGGGCAACGCCAGAGGATTGGAATTGCGAGAGCATTGACCGTGAATCCGGAATTCATTATGTGTGATGAACCGATTGCAGCGCTTGATGTTTCTATTCAGGCACAGGTTGTAAATATGCTGGAAGATCTCCAAAACGAATTTGGGCTGACATATCTGTTTGCGGCACATGATTTGTCTATGGTACGCTATATTAGTACACGTATTGGTGTCATGTATCTTGGAAATCTTGTGGAAGTGACAACAAGTAATGAGCTTTATGACAATCCGCTTCATCCGTATACACAGGCATTGCTGTCAGCAATTCCGGTAGCAGATCCACGAAAAGCGAAGAAAAGAGAGCGGATTAAATTAAAAGGTGAGCTGCCAAGTCCGATGAATGTTCCGGAAGGTTGCCATTTTTCACCGCGCTGTCCGTATGCGACAGATCAATGCCGGGAAGTGTGTCCAAAACTGCGTGAAATTGAAAAAGGTCATTTTGTTGCCTGTCATCTGGCGGAGAAAATTTCATAG
- a CDS encoding ABC transporter ATP-binding protein, with translation MSKNVLEINNLKTVFKSRGQEVQAVRGVSFSVGEGEIVGLVGESGSGKSVTMKAVLGILPENAEISSDSLMLNGVDLSKLSEDEYRKMRGKDMTMIFQDPMTALNPLVKVGKQLEEVILRHSNCSKAEAKKKAVEMLDKVGIPTPEQRVKQYPHEFSGGMRQRVLIAMALACEPKLLIADEPTTALDVTIQAQILDLLKELEGEYHTSIVLITHDMGVVATVCSKIAIMYGGLIMEAGTAEEIFYDPKHPYTKALLRAIPSLDLKEGERLQSIDGLPPSLVNPPKGCPFAERCEFATERCRTAMPEYKQFSETHRAMCFLNGQE, from the coding sequence TTTAAGAGCAGAGGACAGGAAGTGCAGGCAGTCCGCGGCGTGAGTTTTTCTGTAGGAGAAGGAGAGATTGTCGGCTTAGTAGGAGAATCCGGAAGCGGGAAATCTGTTACAATGAAAGCAGTGCTTGGCATTCTGCCGGAGAATGCTGAAATTTCCAGTGACAGTCTGATGTTAAATGGAGTGGACCTCTCAAAGTTGAGTGAAGATGAATACCGTAAAATGAGAGGGAAGGATATGACAATGATCTTCCAGGATCCAATGACTGCGCTGAATCCGCTTGTGAAAGTTGGCAAACAGCTGGAAGAAGTCATTCTTAGACATAGTAATTGCAGTAAGGCTGAGGCAAAGAAAAAAGCAGTAGAAATGCTGGATAAGGTTGGAATCCCAACTCCGGAACAGCGCGTAAAACAGTATCCGCATGAGTTCTCAGGCGGTATGAGACAGAGGGTGCTGATCGCTATGGCGCTGGCATGTGAGCCGAAACTCCTGATTGCCGATGAGCCTACTACAGCGCTGGATGTAACGATTCAGGCACAGATTCTTGATCTGCTAAAAGAACTGGAAGGAGAGTATCATACCTCTATCGTTTTGATTACACATGATATGGGCGTTGTGGCAACGGTTTGCAGTAAGATTGCGATTATGTATGGAGGGCTGATTATGGAGGCAGGAACGGCAGAAGAGATATTCTATGATCCAAAACATCCATATACAAAAGCGCTGCTTCGTGCAATTCCGTCACTTGATCTGAAAGAGGGAGAGCGGCTGCAGTCAATTGATGGATTGCCTCCGTCACTTGTAAATCCGCCAAAGGGATGCCCGTTTGCGGAGCGATGTGAATTTGCAACCGAAAGATGCCGGACAGCCATGCCGGAATACAAACAATTCAGTGAAACACACCGTGCAATGTGTTTCCTGAACGGACAGGAATAG